One window from the genome of Grus americana isolate bGruAme1 chromosome 2, bGruAme1.mat, whole genome shotgun sequence encodes:
- the RP9 gene encoding retinitis pigmentosa 9 protein, with amino-acid sequence MSHRARRGQEEEEEGAEEEAARGSQAQPRSHPEPAASGGRTQHRHERKRKRQEAQQLQKLQHLESFYEKPPPGLIKENETKPEDCIPDVPGNESAREFLAHAPTKGLWMPLGKEVKVMQCWRCKRYGHRTGDKECPFFIKGNQKLEQFRVAHEDPMYDIIRENKRHEKEMRIQQLKQLLEDSTSEDDDDNSDDSDEEDDEDSSSSTSSECRDKHKKKKRKKEKKKKEKKKKKKRKHKSSKSNEKSESD; translated from the exons ATGTCCCACAGGGCGCGaaggggacaggaggaggaggaagagggggcgGAGGAAGAAGCGGCGAGGGGCAGCCAGGCGCAGCCCAGGAGCCACCCGGAGCCCGCGGCGAGCGGCGGCAGGACCCAGCACCGGCATGAGAGGAAACGGAAGAGGCAGGAggcgcagcagctccagaagctccagcacctggagtcCTT CTATGAGAAACCTCCCCCAGGGCTAATTAAG gagaatgaaacaaaaccagaagactgCATACCTGATGTACCAGGCAATGAAAGTGCACGAGAATTCCTGGCACATGCCCCGACCAAAGGGCTTTGGATGCCTTTGGGAAAAGAAGTCAAAGTCATGCAGT gttGGAGGTGTAAACGTTATGGACACAGAACAGGAGATAAAGAATGCCCATTCTTTATTAAAGGCAATCAGAAATTGGAACAATTTAGAGTA GCACATGAAGATCCAATGTACGATATAATAAGGGAAAATAAAcgtcatgaaaaagaaatgag gaTACAGCAACTGAAGCAGCTCCTGGAGGACTCTACCtcagaagatgatgatgataacagtgatgacagtgatgaggaggatgatgaagatagcagcagctCCACTTCCTCAGAATGTAGAgataaacacaagaaaaaaaagagaaagaaggaaaagaaaaaaaaagaaaagaagaagaagaaaaagagaaagcataaaTCATCTAAATCTAATGAGAAGTCAGAATCTGACTGA